The following proteins are encoded in a genomic region of Mycoplasma sp. NEAQ87857:
- the rlmB gene encoding 23S rRNA (guanosine(2251)-2'-O)-methyltransferase RlmB: MKQLYMCGKNSVIEAFENKLAIEKIYLSKKENLKYFNNAKFPVLVKDNNFLNNLTKENHQGFVAICKNVDIYDLNYLIKNKPEVILMLDHIQDPHNLGAIIRTANAAGINHIILPKDKAADINSTVLKISSGGMVNTKITKVSSLSASITKLKKEGYWVYATTLDQNAIAHNEVRYNKPTIIVMGSEGEGVSKSVLSVCDQTVYIKQFGTVQSLNVSVATGIILFDYINKNND, encoded by the coding sequence ATGAAACAATTATATATGTGTGGGAAAAATTCTGTTATTGAAGCTTTTGAAAATAAATTAGCTATTGAAAAAATTTATTTAAGCAAAAAAGAGAATTTAAAATACTTTAATAATGCTAAATTTCCAGTATTAGTTAAAGATAATAATTTTTTAAATAATTTAACCAAAGAAAATCATCAAGGATTTGTTGCTATATGTAAAAATGTTGATATTTATGATTTAAATTATTTAATTAAGAATAAACCTGAAGTTATTTTGATGCTTGATCACATTCAAGATCCACATAACTTAGGTGCTATAATTCGTACAGCTAATGCTGCAGGAATTAATCATATTATTTTACCTAAAGATAAAGCAGCAGATATTAATTCTACTGTGTTAAAAATATCTTCTGGTGGTATGGTTAATACCAAAATTACTAAAGTAAGTAGTTTATCAGCTTCAATTACAAAATTAAAAAAAGAAGGTTATTGAGTATATGCAACTACATTGGATCAAAATGCTATTGCACACAATGAAGTTAGATACAATAAACCTACAATTATTGTTATGGGTTCAGAAGGAGAAGGTGTTTCAAAAAGCGTTTTATCAGTTTGTGATCAAACAGTTTATATTAAACAATTTGGAACAGTGCAATCTTTAAACGTTTCTGTAGCAACTGGTATCATTCTTTTTGATTACATCAACAAAAACAATGATTAA
- the rpmG gene encoding 50S ribosomal protein L33, whose translation MKNNNKVSIACQECKKKNYTKNKSLGSDKRIVIKKHCPHCKVHTVHKEEV comes from the coding sequence ATGAAAAACAATAATAAAGTTTCAATAGCTTGCCAAGAATGCAAGAAAAAAAATTATACAAAGAACAAAAGTTTAGGTAGCGATAAAAGAATTGTTATCAAAAAACATTGTCCTCATTGTAAAGTTCACACAGTGCATAAAGAAGAGGTTTAA
- the secE gene encoding preprotein translocase subunit SecE gives MKKDNQSTEVSNKKEKRKKWYFFRKVAKDIKRVRWPDAKTNTSNFIKIIVFTVLFALFVFAITFGFTHLWNHFHIT, from the coding sequence TTGAAAAAAGATAATCAATCAACTGAAGTTAGCAACAAAAAAGAAAAACGTAAAAAATGATATTTTTTCCGTAAGGTTGCTAAAGATATTAAACGTGTAAGATGACCTGATGCAAAAACTAATACTTCAAACTTTATAAAAATTATTGTTTTTACAGTTTTATTTGCTCTTTTTGTGTTTGCTATTACATTTGGTTTCACACATCTTTGAAACCATTTTCACATTACATAG
- the nusG gene encoding transcription termination/antitermination protein NusG has translation MNNNYKWYMISTIRGKEDHVIESLNNRIVAEQVEGSFDLEFSENGPFRIFKKPTLTAKEIDKKREGMPYKIKWINIYPGYIFAKMDMTDKAWFVIRNTQYVTGLVGSSGKGAKPTPVSNLEIRKMEKAEKEAIELFNSGKNLSSLKVGDLVEIVAGPYKGEIGPITSINLEYNTAVVSLETFGKKTPVEIDIDSLILN, from the coding sequence ATGAATAATAATTACAAATGATATATGATTTCAACAATTAGAGGTAAAGAAGATCACGTTATTGAATCATTAAATAACAGAATTGTTGCTGAACAAGTTGAAGGTTCTTTTGATTTAGAATTTTCAGAAAATGGTCCTTTTAGAATTTTTAAAAAACCTACTTTAACAGCTAAAGAAATTGATAAAAAAAGAGAAGGAATGCCTTACAAAATTAAATGAATCAATATTTATCCTGGATATATTTTTGCAAAAATGGATATGACTGATAAAGCTTGATTCGTTATCCGTAATACTCAATATGTTACAGGGTTAGTAGGATCTTCAGGTAAAGGAGCTAAACCAACTCCAGTAAGTAATTTAGAAATTAGAAAAATGGAAAAAGCTGAAAAAGAAGCAATTGAATTATTTAACTCAGGAAAAAACTTATCATCATTAAAAGTTGGTGATTTAGTTGAAATAGTTGCAGGACCTTATAAAGGTGAAATTGGACCAATTACTTCAATTAATTTAGAATATAATACAGCTGTTGTTTCACTTGAAACATTTGGTAAAAAAACTCCTGTTGAAATCGATATTGATTCATTAATTTTAAATTAA